TAAGTTgtgaaaagcttttatttttaatttttatcacCTATTTAATGCTCAAGACAAATTATCACAAAAATTCCTGGTGCTGTGAGCTTCACCtttctccagcagggggcgctgtcaCACCAGCACACCAGTTAATAACATCAGCTCATCCAACAGCAGGGACACCTCACTTTACCCACCATTTTGTACAAACACCCCATTTGACACGTTGTCCTTTTTTCCTCAAGCAGTTCTGTATAACCTTCCATGCTTCTAATGGTCTTTTTCTACAGCTTATTAGGCGCTGCAGCGTATTACATGTAAACATTAACAGAAAATGTTGGTTGTCTTGTGTAAACCGGTCGCCACCATGTAAGATGGATGGTGTGAGTTCATCACCTACAgtggtgcctttttttctcctcttagATTACTGtcttttgataaaaacaaaaaaataaatgaaacggGATGTTGAAGGCTTGTGCTTTGTCAACAGCtgtttgtaaaacatttttcaaatgtcttgaATGAGGAAGTGTCCCagatgcatttttgtttttgcagagttGCAGGACACTTTTATCACGGTGTACATATGCTCCCTGTGCTCTCTCATGTTTGCCTTCCTGATCGACTGAATGACTCTTTTTAGTGGTAATTTGCAACGTCACAGTGGCTTGTTTCAGTGCTTCATTCAATGTTTTAACCGGTATCCTTTTGCAAATTAAAACAGTTGTATTTCACCCCTTCTGGCTTAAGGATTGCTTTCTTTTCCGATCTACACGTTAGAGTCTCATATCACAGCGACAGAACTTTGCTTTTAACACCTATTTCCTATTCACTTATGAATCCATAATTCAGGTTTCAGCCACGTGTTTATACAACACTTCAGGTCAATGCTCAACTTGTGCTATAAAATGATTGAATCGTCTAAACGGATAAAAAACTTGTGAGTTATTCTGCTCGCatgtaaaatcacaacacaaaTCTTTCATCACCATGGGAACAGGACACCCGTTTCTCACACTCAGCAGTGTCTAAACATAGTCATGATCCATGATTGTGTTGAAATATGATGCATCATGCTCTTTTGTCTCTATTGCCAAAATTTCAAACTACTGGCAGAAAAATGCAGTCAACCACCATCAGTGAGCTGCTTATAGACCCAAATACATGTTTCAGATAGGTCATCCAGGTGTTATTAGTTAATAAAATCAATGTACACGGATATGATGAAACCGCATCAGATCTTAATCTTGACAACTAGTTCCCCCCATGGTCCTGTAATTATATTCAACATTCACAAATACCAAGGACTGTTTTACCTTCATTAGTTCCACAGCTCCCGAATAATCCTTCCATGTGTCTAGGATGTGGAATATAATGTCATCTGAGTTCCACATAAACTATATATCATGCAACATTTACAATTGTAAGCACCATGAATTAATCAATGACCACTGAGAGCCATTGAACCTGGAACAACATTATACAATACAACATCACATTAAATATGCAGCAGCTTAATGCAGGTTTATTGCAGCACTTCCTGTCTGGACCATGACTGCACATTTCATTGCTGTACTGTGCAGGAGAGAGTCCACTGTTCTCTCTCCCACAGCATGACACTGGATCGGACTCGCCGAATACAACAGCGTGGCTCTATAGCGGCCTCTTCTGCAGGAAGTATGAACGTACAGATGCAGTATTGAGCAATGCATACAACGACATATATTTACCTTCATGAATGCCCTGCCATCTACTGGGTAaactgtgtgtgtcctgtcgTCTTGCATTTCTCTGTAAAATGTATTCGCGAGGAGACGGAGTTGAAGAGAAGCTCCACTGAAATAAACATTCCTGACTCCGCTGGAATCGACTGTGGGAAAGATTGACAGAAACTACACAGTGCTGTTCTGACTCACTTtctcatactgtaaatgtgctaGGACAAAGAATCTAAATATTTAACACAGGCACTCAGAAataaatgtctgtctgtcctaaccctaacccattcTGGCTCATGTAAGCTTGTTTTTAagaattttaaaatctttaatagaagaacaaaaatgtgattCTTTTTCTGTAGTTGCActtcaaagttttaaaagaaTTGAGTCTATATTTTGCCACATACGCTTGATTTTAATCTGAATTGTTATCACCTCATATTCAACCACAGTTCAACCCCAACCACCCAGGCCAACCCACTATGTATTTCGTGCCAGTGAACGTACCCTTATTTCAAACCGTCTGTTCTTCACATATCACTCTCTGGATGGGTTTCAGGTCTTGACGACATTAGGGGATCAAAGTCCGTCACCGACTGGCTTTCAGGGAAAttgtttcatgttcacaaaTATTGTCTGGACTGTCTGCAGCCTCGTGGGACCGATATTTCTCTTTGACCTGTCGTGTTCCCGTCAAATTCAAACACAGGATCCATTGTGTATCATAAAAGTGTGTCTCATGGGGCAATGGATTTAGAAAGATGATAGGGGAAAAAGTCTGATTATGATTTGTGTCATCACGGGACAGATCTCTGCCAGAGCATGGAGCAGAAATGCTGTTGCTTTTGTAACAACACAGGAAAAGTCTAAATCTCTGCTAAAAGCCCCAGAGGCTGAACTGTCCCTTGACACCGAGACAGCAGTGACACAGTCATCGTGCAATTTGAGTTTAGCAATGAGGTTGAAAATGCTAATCCTCAAAATGTGAAAGTCAGTCATAGTTTCCTAAAGTTTACAGCGATTTAATCAAATACCTTGTTTAGTCCAAAGCCCAAACATATTCAGTCAGCACTGCACTTCctcagacggacagacagacagacagaaaactaATCTCATATCTCATAGTCATAGGATTCTCTGagaatacatacagtacattcccACAAGGAAGTGACCTTTGGACTGCAGTGACCCCTTGACCCTTGTCCCCGGAGCCACCATCAGGCCTCACTCTGGCCGCCCTTCGTTTACCCGGTGTCGTCTGTGAGCGTGACACCAGGGTAGATTACCGGGCTTTGCTGCACTCTATTGCAATTATTGCAATTCCCCAAACTTTCACAAACTTTTGCTCCGATCTGTAAAAACTGCTTTGGTCTTTTCGTATATCACCTCTAATCCCAATCATTTGCCTTTCTTTCATGAATATTTCCAGTTTCTACTTCAGCCTGTCTACTTAACTCCTGTAAACACGGGAATTATTTTATTACCGTTGGCTTCGCTCAAGCATTCTTCTCAGACTGCCTCCTTTGCCCTCAGTTTAAAGCTGAAATATTATCCAGTCaagcttttcttctctttttttttcgtttgaGGGACTTAAAGTGCTTCTAGTGCTCCTTAAAAGTTGAGCCCAGACCTTTGAGTGTCTGCCAGTTTGTCTTGTTACCACAGTTCACAACAGTATGAGGGCGTGCACGTGGCTTATTGGTAACGTTTGTTCAACTTGACTGAACTTGGGATAACTGGAAGAGTATTTCTTTTTACTTGGTGAGAAGACAGATGTAACATCCAGTACATAcagcttttttgttgttattgtaaaaGCGCAGGGCAAGTTTTCACTTGCTTCACCTATGGGTTCTTAGGTGGTGGGAGGTATTTAGTTTCAGTCTTCCCTCCCTTGTTGAAATCACCATATCAGCCTTTGCATAGCACCTCCTGCTGCACAGATGTGCTCGTCAGACCAGTTTTCAGGCAGAGTTCGGGTAAAAGAATTTCAGGGAAGTCCTCATGCCAGAGGTCAAAACACAAGAtactggattttgtttttcgaGAAAGGGGACACAGacacttttatgttttatgcGACGGATGTTGTGACAGAAATGTGGGATTGATTTGGAGCCACGTCTCACAGGAGCCTAACAGGACAGTGAATTTGTGTGATCTCATCACGGCCACGATAAGACAGCTCAGCACAGGTGAGTGTCGCTATTAGCTACAGGTACGACAAGACTCGTTGATACAGTTTGAACATTCTTAGCTTCAGATTTGACTTTGCTGTATTAACTTTTGGTATTCACTATGTGtcttttgctgtgttttatttgattagTTACCATCACTTATAATTTTTCCTTTAGTTTCTCAAGTAACATTCTTGCCTCAGACCTTTTGTCCTCCACATAATATGAAACAATTTCACATCTGTGTATGTCTGATGACATCTACTCTCAGATCTgatcaaatgtgtttgttttcttgctctGAAAAAAATTACTAAAAAGACATTGaacattacacattttaaaccagGTCAACAGAGAATACAATACCAAACAATGTATGAGGCAACCTTTTTTACAGACCTACACTCATGCCCCCCCTACAGAAGAGCAAGTAACCAACCAAAAATAACCTGCCCGACCACAATTGCCAGGAGCTCttaaaacagatgaacagataaCATTCATACACAGGCACAAACTGGCTCACTACCTCGTCCCTGACCAGAGTCACACGTTGTTTTACTgcctcaataaaaaaattaaaaaataatctggtaGCTACAGCATATGAAGATAGAACACAATCCTTCTTCCCAAAGTCACAATCTAAAGTAAATCAACAACAGCGTGAGGCAATAAAATCCAGcttaaaacagaacaaacacagcCAGGGCGCGGCAGGAACAACGCACAGGCAGAAATAGGCCACTggtgtgtgggcgggggggggaaaagGCAGGTACACTCACCACCTGGGGCAGGAAAcggtttctttttctctttcattttcttctatCCTCATAGTTCTCTTCTCCAGGATTATGAACCATATCTCTGTATATATaacatatgtatatactgtatacgtgtgtatgtgtcataTGATTATGAGTTGATGTCCTCGCGGGTCCCAACATTTCATTCCTCATCATTTGACTTCTAAATGCACATCTCCTGGGGAGCAACTTTCAGTCAATTTAGAACTTGTTGCTTCCAGTAAATTAAATTTGGTAAGTCGTAATTTGTTGctcttggggggaaaaaaaaaaaaaatcaaaacgtATCCAAAATAATATTATTGGCTCATATTTTTTTCGCCGAGCTCCAATGGGTCAGTGTGAGGGGGAGGACAAAGCCCAAGGGTTAAACTATCTTCATTCCCCAGAGAATACAAGAGTTGGTCATCTCTGCTTCAGTCACAAACACAATACGTCCTGTTGATGCACAACGTGGCCTTAAACAAATTTTGTGCTATTCTTGAAATAATTGACGGTTCAGGTGAAATCTGTCCCACGAAGTGACGATCACACACTGTGGCCTCTATCGCCTGTCGTTGATGTATGAAGGATGTGTAATTAATTTGTTTCCCGGTCGGtaattatagaaaaaaacaaaacctttactTATTTAGCTTTCCGTCAACAGACTCTTTGCACAGACACCATGATATATATGTTATCCACAGCCCAGTAGTGTTACAGAAGATGAATGTTTTGCTTCTTACTGGGCCGTAAAGAACACTTTGTGTCTTACACTATATGCTCATCAGTAAAGTGAGTTCAGAGGATCTCTGGGTCACGGGGCAGTCTGCTGTGGGAAAGAAGCAGTGCTGAGATTTATCCGATGCAGTCCAGCAGACCGTGCCCAGAAATGCTGAGTGTCGGGGGCCGGATGGGGGATCCTGCCCACGTACTACTGCTAAAACACTATATAAAGTCTGTTAAACCTCTGGTGTCTGTCGTCCGTCTGCAGCTGTGAGGCTTCAGCAGCTGGACCATGTTCTCGTCTGCTGTCCCATACAAGAACCAGCACTACGCTGAGCTGAAGACGAATTGCATCAGGGACAAGACGCTGTTTGAGGATCCAGAGTTTCCTGCCGCCAATGAATCGCTGTACTTTAGGAGACCACCTCCTGGTATCGTGCAGTGGAAACGACCAGCGGTGAGTGACCCATCaccagcattttgtttttatgcttCAAATCTTTAAGACTTAAGTGTGTGGATTGTTCTGTTGCAGGAGATAAGCAGTGAGCCCCATCTGTTCGTGGAGGGCATCAGCTCCCACGACCTGAACCAGGGAGTCGTGGGGAACTGCTGGTTTGTTGCCGCCTGCTCCTGTCTGGCATCAAAGCCAAACCTCTGGAAGAAGGTGAGCCAACTTGGTTTATTCACTCTGCGAGTCGAGGGGGTCGGTGTATTTGCTGTTGGTTACCAAATGTTAGTGAGACGGCAGCAGTGGCGTAAAAGGATTAGACTTGAAATGTGCAACCAGCTGACAAATAGTTCACCGCACAGGAATCCACCTGAGGGGGTTCACTCATGACTGACAGCAAAACCAAATAGTTGTGTCAAAAATGACTTATAACCATGAGTCAATTTGCCTTGCTGGTAGATGGCACCATATACTGTGATTTTTATGAATTGAATATAATACGTTCATTACCATttacagagagagatgagtttAATTAACTGAAAAATCTACTTGTTGTTGATGCTTTGTATTCAAATTAAAGTTACACACCACATAAGCCTAAACTTAAGCATTAAACACAGTACTTGTTTATAGAGTAATGAGCTTTAAGCAAGGAGGCCAAGAATATATCTTTACATAACTCCATTCCAGGTAATTCCGGACTGGAAGGAGCAGGAATGGGATCCCAAACATCCGGAGAACTATGCCGGAATCTTCCACTTTCAGTTCTGGGTGTTTGGCGAGTGGCTGGACGTGGTGGTGGACGACCGGCTGCCCACGATCAATGGAGAACTCATCTACTGCCATTcgaaaaccaacaatgaattcTGGAGCGCGCTGCTGGAGAAGGCCTACGCCAAGTCAGTCAACTTAAACCAGATAGTGGTGcaaaaatatcttctttttcatatttacaagTTGTCATAAAACCATTTGCATTATAGGTTATTGTCATTATGATAGCAACATAAcattatattacaatataataaactacaagaataaaaactgtttctactactacaaatacaaatacttaTTTCTGATACTACCATTTATAACACTAATATGAACaagaaatgttttactgcttAATAAAATACCGTTTGCTGCTTTCTTTACATTGTGTAAAGCATCACATTTAACCCATCCTCATCTTTAACATATATACACGTTATATTGTAATATGCAACACTCCCGACCTCTCACTAAACGCGTGGTTGTCCTGCCTCCTCCGTGTCCAGGCTCTCTGGCTGCTACGAGTCACTGGAGGGGGGAAACACCGGAGACGCCGTGGTGGATTTCAGCGGAGCTGTGGCTGAATCCATCAACGTGGAGACAGGAGAGTACTTCAAAGACCAGAAAAAACAAGACCAGCTGTTCGAGGATCTTCTGAAGGTCTATGACCGTGGAGGCATCATCAGCTGCTCCATTAAGGTTTGCCCTGTTTCTGAATATTCActtctttgtctctgtgcttaagagaaaacagactgaattgtgttttttttattttttatttttaaacaatctCCTCAGCCAGATCCTCATATAATTGAGGCGAAGATGGCAAACGGGCTGGTGAAAGGCCACGCGTACTCCATAACCGCAGTGCAGAAGGTGCGTTTGGGTCACGGGCTACTGGCCTACTTCAAGAACGAAACCATCCCTCTGATCCGCATGAGGAACCCCTGGGGCAAGACTGAGTGGAAAGGAGCCTGGAGTGACAGGTGAGACGCTGTTAAAGTTTGATttggttgatttaaaaacagagcATGCTTTGCCAAGAGATGTAAAAGGAGAATGTAAAAAGCGAGGCCGTGGTCGGCCTGAACGCATACTGTTCAGTCACAGTGGATTTTGTGGCTATTCtctaaaaatgtatgaaaactTCCGATGAAACTTCTCAAACCCACCCTGTGCCAGTATCCACTTCAATTTTAGGTCCATCCATATTATGCTCTgaagtaaaaaataacaaatatatataaaacatatatagtTCTTTCTATAAGATTTAATTTAGAccaaagaatgtttttttttttaccagtgaaAGTACTGACAAGAACATACAGAAACATACTGAGCACATGAAGGGACAGCATAGACGTAGGCTTTGCTTCAGGAGTCCTTCTTCTGATATGAAATACTTTTTGAGATCTAATCTCCCTGCTGGATATCTAACCTGGAAACTGTGGGTAAAATACAAACTTTTAAAGTCACATTTTATGACTCAAATTGTTGATTTTGTGTGGATTCTAACATTAAAATCATCAGTTTGTGTCACATGTGTGTTCACCAttaattttgtttaatgtttgtcAGCTCGGAGGAATGGTCAAAGGTCGGTGACACGGAGAGGGGGAACCTCGGCATCACGGTGGAGGATGACGGAGAGTTCTGGTAAAGAATTACGTTCCCCCAGTTGCAATGGCCCACCTGCACAGTTCACCTGACGACACATGTCATGTTTGCCTCCGCAGGATGTCCTTCGCAGACTGGTGCAAGTTCTTCACAGAAGCAGACGTCTGCCGTCTCATCAACACCTCAGTGATTAGCGTCCACAAGACGTGGAACGAGGTCGTGCACTTTGGGAGCTGGACCAAAAACGCAGATCCGCTGTTAAACCGCTGCGGCGGCTGCGCCAACCACAAGCCGACGTTTCTGCAAAATCCACAGGTGCTTGCACAATTTGGACGCACTTCTCTCCTCACGTCACTGTGTTCATGCACAACATGTCCACCTGCACGTTGACTCACTGTCAACTTCTTTCACAGTATCTGTTTGACGTCACGAAGGAGCTCGACGAAGTTCTGATctccctgcagcagagagacatGAAGATGCACAGAAAATTTGGTCAAGGAGAAAATATAAGCATTGGCTTTGGTATTTTCAAGGTAACATATAGTGTGACACTTTCCACTATCcacaatgttttattgatctAATGTACGGTCAACAATTGAATAACTGCATATTCCATGATAAGCACCAAAAGACTCTTAAACCAGGGGCAATACGCAGTAATAGATTCTGAGGATGTgtgaaacattacaaaaaagagTTTAGGGTTTCATCATAGAGGAAATTGTTCTTCGTCTGGGACAAAGGCGTTTGCGAAATATTAGTTTATTTTGGGGGTAAAACAGCCTCATTACATCAAATTTTGGCTCTcatttgatttctctctctcatttgttGAGCGGAGAGCAAATTGAAGAGTTGTTGGGGTGTTTTTAACGACAGGCAGACATTACTTGATAGGTTTATCGGAAAGAAAACAGACCATTTCAACAAGTGGATAAAATCATACAACACAAAGAAGTTGATGGTTCCAAGCTGAGAAACGGAGGTGCAGTCTGTTCAGCAGCCTCTGTTCTAGTACTGTGCCTGTGCAGCCATAATAGAAATCAAAAGTAGTTTGATGGTTGCTGgacacttaaaacaaaaagccaCACATTTACATTCTCTGTGGGATTCaatagactatatatatatttatattatatttttgtgaggttgtggtttcacacacacacacacacacacacacacacacacaaacacacattgtgaaaatatatattatatatatatgtatatgtatatgtatatgtgaaaTCACAACCtcacaaaaagatgaaaaaagacaacattttgaTAGGTAGAGTTTTATAATAGAGGTCAACATTCATATTGGTTTTAACTGACTTTTGTAAATAGCAAAGTCAAAACTGTTCTCTTTTAAAGCAGCTGTATAACATGTCAGACTAGGTCTTATGTGCAGGGACCAGACTCTCGCATTCAGATCAGGCAATGTgagcaaaaaaatgacatcacattaCTCGTACAGTGACTTCCTTGTCAGAGATCTGGCCAGGTTCAAACACACTCTATACACTATTATCATGCTGGCAGAAGTGTTGCATACAGGGGCAAGTTGTTCTGGACGGCAATAAATGCTGCTGCCACAAGGCTCAGGGCCCGTGATTATAAAAAGCAGCCGTGTGCACACGACCTGAATTTAACTCTTGTCGTCTATGGTCATGGCGTCTGAGACGTAGCCTCCCCCTCTATGTGATGGACTCCACATCCTGTGTCCACATTCTCCGTCTGACGCGAGCGTCCACTACAActtggctttttttcatttctgtttgagacatgcaatatttttttaagacttttaatCAAAATTGATCACATAAAAGGAGCATGTCCAACAGGGTTTTTATGTCTCTTGACTGAGCACCAAAAAAATACAGACTTgcattgatttacattttttagtCACTTCTCTGCCACCAGGAGGCAGGAGAATACATTTCAGCAGCTAAGAGCCAGTTATTAATCCTCCAGATACAGTTTAAATCCgtataattttcattttgacatgtattgtttttttctaaagcacGCCTTATTTGGGGAGTGTTTGTTCAAATTGCCAGTGGGATTTATATACAATCAAATGAAATGCGTATCGTGACATGTAGCAACACTCACAGTCCCTCAAGCTCAAACTTGTATAACCACAATGGCTGCGTTTATATTCAATATGAGCTTGTATCCTGGTTTTAAATCTTATATTTGGGTTTTATGTGGAACACGAGCAACATGGTAAAtcctcttcctgtttacatGATTTTAAAACTACACCGTGTGCAACAATCTCTGCCACTATGTTTGGGATCAATCAAATATGTCCAGGGCCCTGAAGAAGGTGTCTACATGTCTGTGGTTGTCCTTCAGATGGTGTGTAGAATATCTAGAGTTTTTTAAACCAGGAAAAGATGTTTAAATGGGCAAACACATGACCAGGATGCAGCAAAACTCAATCATAAACAGGATATTAGTGCACAAGCAAGTGTACTAACTGTAAAATAACTTGCCAGACTTTGTAACTGATAAGTGAATGAACAGTAAATGAAGCCCACGGTTTTTTGCCTCTTGCAGGTGGAGCTGAACAGGAAGTATCGGATGCATGACATCCtgacacagcagtgtgtggGCACGTCCACTTACATCAACGCTCGCACAGTGTTCATGAGATGCATGCTGCCACAGGGACGCTACGTCATCTTCCCCACCACCTTCGAGCCCCAGACGCTGGGGGATTACATGATCCGAGTTTTCACTGACGTGGACTCAGGTTGCAGGTAAGTCTGTGGCGACAGTGTGTCGTCGAGTCAGTGTGAGTCAGCAGCGTGGGCTGTGCTTAACGTTGGCAGATATAAATGTCACCACTTATGTCTTATAATCATCAAGtcttaaagagaagaaaagggagaatATAGCGTTTCCCTGGCTGTTCCTTCAAGAAACCGATGGGTGGATAGTGTCCAAGAAAAGCACACAAATGGGGGTTTTGGAAAGTGGAGACTGTGAAATGTACTCATAATGGTTGTTGATAGTCTTTTCACAATAAATCACTTATGAATTAAAATCACTCCTTCATTGGTCTTGGCCAGGGCGTTTAGTTTTGATCCTGACGTTCTTGTTGGCAAAGTTGAACACGTGACCTCACCATGTTTCCTCACATACAGGTCATCCGAGCTGGCTAGACCAAACAGCACTGTGTCCTAATGAGACACAGACGTTTGTGTCACGTTGCTAGACTTTCCGTTTTCTGATAAGCGAGTTCCAAGTCAGAGTCTCGGGATACGAGGACCTCTACTTCTCTCCCGGTCCTTAAATCCTCCTCTACTCTCACAGGGAGCTGACGGAAGACAAGCCAAGAGTAAGATGCTGGAGTTCATTCGTGGGATACCCACAGGCTGTCACTCACGTCTATGTCCATGGGGCCGAGGGGCTGCAGAACCAGGACAGCACTGGGGGTGAGAGGAAGGTCACAGGCGAGACTTCGCCCTCATATCCACAAAtagatattaatatttcaccAGTGTCTTTCTATTGAAACATTCCTCACCACGTTTTCATGCAGGTGCAGACCCCTACGTGATCATATACTGTGAGGGCCGCTCAGTGAAATCCAACATCAAGAAAGACACCTTGAAACCAGAATTCACAATCAGTGCCATTTTCTACAGGAAGAAGCCCAGGAAGCCCATAACTGTGGAGGTAAGGTGGCATCTGCTGGTCGTGATGACTGTCATTAATCTCCGTAACTGGCAGTGCGGAGGGTTTGTTAGTCACTGTTCTGTGGAATCCCCGTATTGAAAACTTTTCAGACTCAGAAAAGTAGCCCCGTGTTAAGTTCCgtaagtgagtgtgtttttaaagggtTATGAAGGAGAAGAATATTCAGACACACTTGTATTGTAAGTGACTTCTTAAGCTGCCCCTAATATGCCTAAGCaaatttcacttgttttttctaTGATGTAGAAAGAAAGACGTGTTGTGCTTTTGCAGGTTTTGTTGGGTCATTGCCGAAGCAACCAAATAACTCCTGTTATATATCCAACTTGTTATGAACTAAATAGTAGTAGTTTAAAGGATGTGGCAATTcagtcacagttttttttaaacaaggtaTTCAGTGCTAAACATTACCACACAAAAAAGACTGGATGCTCACATATATAACTGACTGAGAGCACAGGACATCATATCTGTCTGAACTCAACATGATCAAATCAACCGTCAAAATCCTGCAGATGATCGTTTTGTGACGTGGGACAGTAAGAGGAATCTCTCCTGCATCTCAAAGTGCCTGCTCCTTTCCTCAGGTGTGGAACAGCAACGCGGTGAAGGACGAGTTCATGGGACAGGTGATGTTGTCCGGGTCGGTGAAGGACACCACCGACCCCCAGATGCTCAGGTTGAGGAAGCGAGGCCGGCACATGGCCGACGAGATGCCCGGAAGCATCAGCCTGAGGATCGCCACTTCCACTCAGCTGACCGCCATGTGACCCCGTCAAGTGACCTGAGGAGAGCGAGTCGTTGTCAGTGCTGAACTTTAGCGTGATGTGTCATCATAACAGTACTAAGCCCTGTGTGTACGATGAGCAGAGTTTTACACTAATATGAGCAGCGGCACTATTGGACAGACTGAtcgtcacttcctgtgtgtcacTTTttatccaaacattttttttaataacttataCATGTCTATATTGACATTTTAGCAAGTTGCTTGTGAGGATATCATTCCTCTTTTTATTACACTATAGATACTGTGAGTAATAGGGTCTTACAATACAATTTTCTTGTTTACGGACCATTTGCTGAATTCATCATTATGCAGTTTGTACTACTAAAAACTCATGTATCTGTTTCTTTCATTCAgcttctttgtctgtgtttcatcaGTTAATATCAGCGTGTTTCATTCTCATGCATTATTACCGAA
The sequence above is a segment of the Scophthalmus maximus strain ysfricsl-2021 chromosome 2, ASM2237912v1, whole genome shotgun sequence genome. Coding sequences within it:
- the LOC118301233 gene encoding calpain-5-like, which encodes MFSSAVPYKNQHYAELKTNCIRDKTLFEDPEFPAANESLYFRRPPPGIVQWKRPAEISSEPHLFVEGISSHDLNQGVVGNCWFVAACSCLASKPNLWKKVIPDWKEQEWDPKHPENYAGIFHFQFWVFGEWLDVVVDDRLPTINGELIYCHSKTNNEFWSALLEKAYAKLSGCYESLEGGNTGDAVVDFSGAVAESINVETGEYFKDQKKQDQLFEDLLKVYDRGGIISCSIKPDPHIIEAKMANGLVKGHAYSITAVQKVRLGHGLLAYFKNETIPLIRMRNPWGKTEWKGAWSDSSEEWSKVGDTERGNLGITVEDDGEFWMSFADWCKFFTEADVCRLINTSVISVHKTWNEVVHFGSWTKNADPLLNRCGGCANHKPTFLQNPQYLFDVTKELDEVLISLQQRDMKMHRKFGQGENISIGFGIFKVELNRKYRMHDILTQQCVGTSTYINARTVFMRCMLPQGRYVIFPTTFEPQTLGDYMIRVFTDVDSGCRELTEDKPRVRCWSSFVGYPQAVTHVYVHGAEGLQNQDSTGGADPYVIIYCEGRSVKSNIKKDTLKPEFTISAIFYRKKPRKPITVEVWNSNAVKDEFMGQVMLSGSVKDTTDPQMLRLRKRGRHMADEMPGSISLRIATSTQLTAM